CCGGCGCTTACGGAGACCTCGAGAGCTTCGATCTTTCCGGCTTTGCTTCCCCGCCCGAGACCTTCCTCGAGCAGCAGATCTCCGAGATGGTCAAGGAGCACCGCAAGGGCGATCTCGAGGACGCCCGGGGCATCCAGACGAGGCTCGCCCGCTATTACCGCGACAAGGGGGACGCGGGCCGCGCCGCGGTGGCCGAGAAACTGGCGTCGGCATCCGAGCCGACGCCGGTAACGAATGCCGCATCTGCTCCGGCGCAAGCGCGCGGCGAGGAGAAGTCCGGCGTTTCGGGTGCGCCGAGCCAGGCAGAGGCTCCACCCGTGCGGGGCTCTGAATTCCACGGCCGCTACTACCGCATGGAAGGAAGACTTCTCCACACCTGGGACTTCAACGAGGACGGCACCTTTTACCATGCGACAGTCATTTCCGGGTCGCGCACCGGAGAAAGAGGCGAGTTCGAGGTGAAAAAGGGCGAAATGATTTTGCGCGTCAAAAGCCAGGCCAGCGCCTTCATGGCCCAGGGAGTCGGAGGAAGATCGACTGTGCTCGGGGGCGGGCAGGAGGCCTCCGAGGAGGTCCGTCGCCTCAAATTCAAGCCCCTCGGCCCCGGCGGCTCGGAGGGCATCCTCCTTGACGGCCAAAAGCTCAAGCCCAAGAGCTGGTAGCGGGAAGTTATCCACCGAACTTCGCGGCGGAGTTTGGTGAATAAGTCCGTTCGCGGAGGGCCGGCTGACCCCCGCGCCGCGCTTCCCATTTGTTTTCCCGACGGAATGCTATAATCTGCTTCCCGGGGTATAGCTCAATTGGCAGAGCGCCTGGTTTGGGACCAGGAGGTTCTCAGTTCGACCCTGAGTACCCCGAATCTGCCCCGGTGGTCAATGCATCAAGGGCCGCGGCAGCGCCTTTCGCCCATCGAAGCCTTCCTCGAGCCCGTGGTAGTGCGTGATGCGTTTTTCGCCCACCTCCCAGCAGAGATAGACCTCCTTGCCGCCCAAACGGCAGGGAAAATCCACCAAAGCGGGGTCGAGGCCCTTGGGGTAGGCTCCGAGATCAAGGATTTTCTGGAAGGAATCATTGACGACGTTGACGAGGAACTGGAGCTGGGCTTTCTCGATGGCGAGCTCCGCGGGGGACGCCTTACCCTGGACCTCGCGCTTCTCGAGGGCCTTGACCTTGGCCGTGGCCTTGGTAGCACCCTCCAGGATGACCTTGAATATCTTCTCTAGATCAGGGATCAGGGCCTCGGCTTCCTCCAGCTGAAAGTATTTCATCGCGAGGCGGGGGCGTATTTGAGCCCGGCCCGGGCTTGGCGCCGGGCCTTGCCCTTGCGCAGCTTCTCCATCTCCCGAAGTTTTTCAGAGGTCTGCGGCGATATCCTGATCTCGATCTGATCCACGAGCTCGCGCAGGGCCAGGAAGCGGTTGAGGCTGCGCCGGCGTTCCCGCTGGACGCGGACCCGGATGCCCAAGGGCGGATAGTGGAGCTGGACGCAGTTGGCGGTTTTATTGATTTTCTGACCGCCCTTACCCCCTCCTCGGATGAAGCTTTCCTCGATGAGTTGCGGGTTGATTCCGAGCCGTTGGATGCGCCCCAGAAGGGCCTGGACCTTGCTTGGAGAGACGTCGAATCGTTCGCCCAGATTCACTCAGTGAGGGAGGCCTTGAGGAACTCGCGGTTGAAGCGCGCGATGTTGGAAAACTTGATCTCCTTGGGGCAGGCTGCTTCGCACTCGGTCTCGTTGGAGCAGTTGCCGAAGCTTTCCTCGTCCATGGCCTTGCGCATGGAGAGAGCCCTTCTCGCCTGCTCGGGCCGTCCTTGCGGCAGGAGGGCCAGATGCGAGATCTTGGCGGCCACGAAGAGCATGGCCGCGGCGTTGGGGCAGGCCGCCACGCAGGCTCCGCAGCCGATGCAGGCGGCGGCGTCCATGGCCTCGTCGGCCATGACCTTGGGGACCAGGACGGCATTGGCGTCGGCCGCGTTGCCGGTGTTGACGGAGATGAATCCTCCCGCGGCCATGACCCGGTCAAAGGCCGAGCGGTCCACTGCCAAGTCCTTGATGGGGGGGAATGCCCGGGCGCGGAAGGGTTCGACCGTGATCACGTCCCCGTCCTGGAAGGTCCGCATGTGGAGCTGGCAGGTCGCCGTGCCTCTTTCGGGGCCGTGGGCTTGGCCGTTGATGACCAGGCTGCACATGCCGCAGATGCCCTCGCGGCAGTCCGAGTCGAATGCGATCGGATCCTGGCCCTGGCCGGCGAGGCGCTCGTTGAGGACGTCGAGCATTTCGAGGAAGGACATGTCCGGCGATACTCCCGGCACTTGGTAGTCAACGAGTTTTCCCGGAAGGTCGGGGCCCGCTTGGCGCCAGATTCTCAAGGTGATGTTCATGGACTTTCGCGCTGGGCTCATGCGTAGCTCCTTTGGGCCAGGTGGACGTTCTCGAAGGAGAGAGGTTCCTCGTGCCGGACGGGCTGGGCCCCGGCTCCCTTGTGCTCCCAGGCCGCCACGTGGCAGAAATTCTGGTCGTCGCGCTTGGCCTCGTTGTCCGGGGTCTGGTACTCCTCCCGGAAATGCCCGCCGCAGGACTCGCGACGCTCGAGGGCGTCCTTGACCAGGAGTTCGGCGAATTCCAGGTAGTCGGCCACGCGGCCGGCGCGCTCCAAGGTCTGGTTGAAGTCCTCTCCGGAGCCCGCGACAGAGACGTTCTTCCAGAACTCCCCGCGCAGGGCCGCGATGGAGGAAATGGCCTCCTTGAGGCCCTGCGCGTTGCGCGACATCCCGCATTTGTCCCACATGATTTGGCCGAGCTCCTTGTGGAAGGAGAGGGGGGTGCGTTTTCCCTTAACGGAGAGAAGCTTGGCGGCGCGGCCAGAGGCCTCTGCCTCGGCTTGCGTGAAGGCGCCATGGGTTGTCTCGACCTTGTCGAACTTGGTCGCGGCGAGGTAGCCGCCCAAAGTGGCCGGGATGATGAAGTAGCCGTCCGCCAGGCCCTGCATGAGGGCGGAGGCGCCGAGGCGGTTGGCGCCGTGGTCGGAGAAATTGGCCTCCCCCAGGCAAAACAGTCCCGGAACGGTGGTCATGAGATCGTAGTCCACCCAAAGCCCGCCCATGGCATAATGCACCGCGGGGTAGATGCGCATGGGAGTCTTGTAGGGGTTCTCCCCGGTGATGTGGTGGTACATGTCGAAGAGGTTTCCGTATTTCTCCTCTATGGACTTGCGTCCCAGGCGCGTGAGGGCGGCGGCGAAGTCCAGGTAGACCGCCAGGCCCGTCTCGCCCACGCCCCTCTTGTCGTCGGCCGTCTGCTTGGCCGCGCGAGAGGCCACGTCCCGGGGGACGAGGTTCCCGAAGGAAGGATAACGGCGTTCCAGGTAATAATCGCGTTCCTCTTCCGGGATTCGGTCGGGGGGCCTGCGGTCGCCCGGCGACTTGGGGACCCAGACCCTCCCGTCGTTGCGCAGGCTCTCGCTCATGAGGGTGAGCTTTGACTGGTAGTCGCCGGAGACCGGAATGCAGGTGGGGTGTATCTGCGTAAAGCACGGATTGGCGAAAAAGGCTCCTTTCTTGTGCGCTCGCCAGGTGGCGCTCACGTTGCAGGACGCCGCGTTGGTGGAGAGATAGAATGCGTTGCCGTAGCCGCCGGTGCAGAGGAGGACCGCGTGGCCGGAGTAGGACTCGAGCTTGCCGGTGACGAGGTTGCGGCAGACGATGCCGCGCGCGGCTCCGTCCACGACCACGAGCTCGAGCATCTCCCGCCTCGGGTACATCCGGACCTGGCCGAGCCCGACCTGCCTGATGAGGGCGCTGTAGGCGCCTAGGAGGAGTTGCTGGCCGGTCTGGCCCCGCGCGTAGAACGTGCGCGAGACCTGGGCCCCGCCGAAGGAACGGTTGGCGAGGGTGCCGCCGTACTCCCGCGCGAAGGGGACACCGAGGGCCGCGCAGTGGTCTATGATCTGGTTGCTGATTTGGGCCAGGCGGTAGACGTTGCCCTCCCGGGCCCGGAAATCGCCGCCCTTGACCGTGTCGTAGAAGAGTCGCCAGACGCTGTCGCCGTCATTGGGGTAGTTCTTTGCCGCGTTGATGCCGCCCTGCGCCGCGATGGAATGGGCGCGGCGCGGGCTGTCTTGGATGCAGAAGACCTTGACGTTGTAGCCGAGTTCGGCCAGCGACGCCGCGGCCGAGGCCCCGGCCAGGCCCGTTCCCACCACCAGGACCTCGAATTTGCGCTTATTGGCGGGGTTGACGAGCTTGAGCTCGAAGCGGTGCTTGTCCCATTTTTTCTCGATGGGGCCGGAGGGAATCTTGGAGTCCAGTTTCATTTCAGCGCCTCCCCATCATGAACGCCCAGGCGGGCAGGAACGCGAAGCCGAGAGCCACGGACAGGGCGAAGGCGATCCCCGCTGCCTTGATGAGCGGGCTGTATTTCGGATGCTCGATCCCCAAAGTCTTGAACGCGCTCTGAAAGCCGTGGCTGAGATGAAGGCCCAGTCCCAGCATGGCCGCGACGTAGAAGAGGCTGTAAGCCGGGCGGCCAAAGGAGCTCATCACGAGCTTGTAGAGGCCCCCGGGCTTGTCCCCGTACTTGAAGGTCCAGATGTGCACGGCCAGGAAAAGCAGGATCAGGCCCGCGGTATACCCCATCGTGCGCGAGCCCCAGGTGCGTGCTCCCTTGCCCTGCTCCACGGCGTAGGCGGCGGGGCGGGCGAGGGCGTTCTCCCAGCGGAGCTTCAAGGAAATAGTAATGTGGAGGAGGAAGAGGCCCGCCAGGGCGATCTCCGCTGGCAGAAGCGCGGGATTTTTTTCTAGTTTAGCGGCGTAGTGGTTGAAGCTTTCCTCCCCGACGAGAAGCAGGAGATTTCCCGCCAAGTGAGCGACCAGGAAGCCGCAGAGCAAGAGCCCCGCCAGGGCCACCAGGAACTTCCTTCCGATGGAGGAGGAAAACCAAAGGCATAGAACCCGCATAGAAGCCTCCCAAGAACGACAAACTTGGGTCATTCTAACATTCCATTGACAAGTAGGGCAATTCGCGGCCTTTACACTCCGGACCTGGAGGAATATACTTGGTGGGTGAGATTCCTTCCTGGAAATTTCCGGTTGTGCCTGGGTCTTAGCTTCCTTCTCGGCGTCCCCGCTCTAGCCGCCATAAATCCCGACCTCTTCACCGTCGCCCAGATAGACGAGGTCACCGGCCTGGACCCCGCGGTCCCCTACGTCAACGCGAGCCAGAACCTCGTCTATAACGTCTACGACACCTTGATCGCCTTCGACGGCCCGGCCTTGGACAAGTTCGTGCCGGCTCTCTCGGCCACAGTTCCTTCCTTAAAGAACGGCCTGATCTCTCCGGACGGGCTGACTTACCGCTTCCCGATCCGTTCCGGGGTGAAATTCCACGACGGCTCCCCCATGACGTCCGAGGATGTCCGCTACTCGATCCTTCGCTTCATGCTGACCGACGCGGCCGGGGGGCCCTCGGCCCTCCTCTTGGAGCCGATCCTGGGGGTCACTTCCACGCGGGACGCCTCGGGCCAAATCGCCTTGGACTTCGAGAAGGCGGCCCAAGCCGTGCGCGTTGAGGGAAACGATCTCGTGATCCGCCTGGCGCGGCCCTTCGGGCCATTCCTTGCCATCATGGCGCGCTGGTCCTATGTTTGCCCGAAGGCCTGGGCCGCGGCCCACGGGGAATGGGACGGCTCGGCCGAGACTTGGAAGAAATTCAATAACCCCGCGGCGGAGCGCAGCTATTTCTTCGACCACATGAACGGGACGGGACCCTTCCAACTCGAGCGCTGGGACCGAGCCGCCAAGTACGTCCTGCTGTCCCGGAACGAGAACTACTGGCGAAAGCCCGCGGCTTTAAAGCGAGTGCTCATCAAGACCATCCCGGAGCTTGCGACGCGCAAGCTCCTGCTGCAGGCCGGAGACACCGACCTCATAGACGTGCCGAGGCCCTTCCTCTCGCAGGTCCAGGATCTGCCCGGGGTGCGCGTGGTGGACCACCTGCCGCGCCTGGTGACCGACCCGGCGCTGTTCTTCACCTTTAAGATCAATCCTGCCGCCAACCCCGACATCGGCTCGGGCAGGCTCGACGGGGAGGGCATCCCGCCGGATTTCTTCTCGGACCCGGATATCCGCAAGGGTTTCGCCTACGCCTTCGACTACGAGGCCCTCATGCGCGACACCTTCAAGGGCACCGCGAAGAGGGCCCTGGGCCCGATTCCCCCCAACATCCCCGGCCACGACCCCCGGCAGAAGCATTATGTTTACGACCTAAAAAAGGCCGCGGCGCACCTGCGCCGGGCCTGGGGCGGCCAGGCCTGGGAGAAGGGCTTCAAGTTCACCCTCACCTATAACGTGGGCTCCGAGAACAGGCTGGCCGTGTGCCAAATACTCAAGAAGAACCTCGAGTCCTTGAATCCCAAGTTCAATGTGGACCTGCGCGGGGTGGAATGGGCCTCCTACCTCGACAAGGCCCAGAACCGGATGATGCCGATATTCTCGAGGGGCTGGTACGCGGACTACGCGGACGCCCACAACTTCGTCTACGCCTTCTACCACTCCAACGGCCGCTATCCCTCGGCCCAAAGCTACTCCAACCCCGGGATGGACCGGTTGATCGAGGCCGCCGTGTCCGAGGTGAGCCCCAAGAAAAGGGCCGAACTCTACCGGAAAATATTGGCGTTGGGCTTTGCGGACGTCCCTTCCATCGTGACCATCCATCCGAGAGGGGTTTACGTGATGCGGGACTGGGTCAAGGGCTTCTACGACAATCCCATGTTCCTGGGGCTTTACTTCTACCCGTTGAGCAAATAAAATGGCCGCCGAGGTCAGCCCCGCCGCGGCGTCCCGGGTCAAGAGGATTCTCGAGGGCCTGCGGGTACTTTATCCGGGCGCCCACTGCGAGCTCGGCTTTAGCTCCCCCCTTCAGCTCATCGTGGCCACCATCCTCTCGGCGCAATGCACGGACAAGCGCGTGAATCTGGTGACGCCCGTTCTCTTCAAGAAATACAAGACGGCTGCGGACTACGCTCAGGCCGATCCCGCGGAGCTTGAGTCCATCATACGGTCCACGGGGTTCTACCGGGCCAAGGGCCGCTCCATCAGGGAAATGGCCCGGGCCTTGGTGGAGAGGCACGGCGGCCAAGTGCCGGATCGCATGGAGGAGCTCCTGAAGCTGCGCGGCGTGGCGCGCAAGACCGCCAACGTGGTCCTGGGCACGGCCTTCGGCAAGGCCGAGGGGGTCGTGGTGGACACCCATATCAAGCGCCTGTCCTACCGCCTGGGGCTGACGAACCACAAGGATCCCGCCAACATCGAGAAGGATCTGATGAAGGCCATTCCCCGCGAGGATTGGATATACTTCGGCCACGCCTTGATTTGGCACGGCCGCCGAGTTTGCCGCGCCAGATTGCCCGACTGCCCGAACTGTCTTCTCAACAAGACCTGCCCCAAGCGCGGGGTTTAGGGGTTGGCGCCCGCTTCGGGGAGCACGGTCCAGAAGAAGGTCTTGGTCGCGGCGTTGAGGGCGTCGTCCTTGACCGTGAGGGTCAGGCGGTGCTTGCCCGGAGTTCGAGGAAAGCGGGAGGCCCGTTTGCCGCGCTTGAATCCCAGGTTTATGATCGGCCGGCGGCATTCGTAGTCCCCGCAGGCCTGGCCGGGCACGAAGAAATCATGGATGTATGTCCGGTCCGGCACTGTGTCGAAATGCCAAACCAGTTGAGGCGGCCCGCCATCTATGGAAAAGGTGGTTTCATTGGGAGGAACGTAGAATTTGTTATGCAGGACGCGGTCCCGGACATGAGCCATGATGCTGTAGTCTCCCGAAACCTCGTACCCTTGGAGGCGTTCGTTCTTTTTTAAGAGGGCCATTTCCATGATTTCAGGCGCCGAGCCGTCATCCAAGGGCTTGAGGAAGAGGAACGGATTCATGCGGATGTTGTCCGCCGCTACGACGTTAAGATGAATATGATGAAATGGCTCCCCGAAACTGTCCACTGTCCAGCGGCAGACATTGCCCAGGAAGGTTCCGGCGGGGATGGATCTCAGGGACTTGAAGGCCCTGAAAAGCTCGTCCGGGATCGATCGGCCGTCGATATGGCCGTATTCCCAGATAAACCCATCCGCGTCCTTTATGCCGACTGACCACATAAGGGGATGCGAGCTGTAATTGTTCAGGAAGAGTATGGTCCCGCCCGCCGAGGCTTTGACCGGGCTGCCGGCGTCCGCGCGGATATCCAGGCCTCCATGGAAATAGGGCTTGCCGTCGTTGTTGTAATGCTGGTAGGAGGCGATGGTGTGGCCTATGGATTTGACTTCTACGGGCCAATCGTATCTGGCCCTGGCTCGCCCCGGACCGTTCTCGGCCAGGCGCTGGTCCAGAATTTTGTCTATCCGCCCCGTGGCCAGGCGCCGGTAGGCCGGGTGGAAGTCCCGAGCGAAGGCAACCTCCGGGTCCGCGGAAACGGGCTCGCTCGGC
This is a stretch of genomic DNA from Elusimicrobiota bacterium. It encodes these proteins:
- a CDS encoding DUF2203 domain-containing protein; the encoded protein is MKYFQLEEAEALIPDLEKIFKVILEGATKATAKVKALEKREVQGKASPAELAIEKAQLQFLVNVVNDSFQKILDLGAYPKGLDPALVDFPCRLGGKEVYLCWEVGEKRITHYHGLEEGFDGRKALPRPLMH
- a CDS encoding peptide chain release factor-like protein, coding for MNLGERFDVSPSKVQALLGRIQRLGINPQLIEESFIRGGGKGGQKINKTANCVQLHYPPLGIRVRVQRERRRSLNRFLALRELVDQIEIRISPQTSEKLREMEKLRKGKARRQARAGLKYAPASR
- a CDS encoding succinate dehydrogenase/fumarate reductase iron-sulfur subunit, which encodes MNITLRIWRQAGPDLPGKLVDYQVPGVSPDMSFLEMLDVLNERLAGQGQDPIAFDSDCREGICGMCSLVINGQAHGPERGTATCQLHMRTFQDGDVITVEPFRARAFPPIKDLAVDRSAFDRVMAAGGFISVNTGNAADANAVLVPKVMADEAMDAAACIGCGACVAACPNAAAMLFVAAKISHLALLPQGRPEQARRALSMRKAMDEESFGNCSNETECEAACPKEIKFSNIARFNREFLKASLTE
- a CDS encoding fumarate reductase/succinate dehydrogenase flavoprotein subunit produces the protein MKLDSKIPSGPIEKKWDKHRFELKLVNPANKRKFEVLVVGTGLAGASAAASLAELGYNVKVFCIQDSPRRAHSIAAQGGINAAKNYPNDGDSVWRLFYDTVKGGDFRAREGNVYRLAQISNQIIDHCAALGVPFAREYGGTLANRSFGGAQVSRTFYARGQTGQQLLLGAYSALIRQVGLGQVRMYPRREMLELVVVDGAARGIVCRNLVTGKLESYSGHAVLLCTGGYGNAFYLSTNAASCNVSATWRAHKKGAFFANPCFTQIHPTCIPVSGDYQSKLTLMSESLRNDGRVWVPKSPGDRRPPDRIPEEERDYYLERRYPSFGNLVPRDVASRAAKQTADDKRGVGETGLAVYLDFAAALTRLGRKSIEEKYGNLFDMYHHITGENPYKTPMRIYPAVHYAMGGLWVDYDLMTTVPGLFCLGEANFSDHGANRLGASALMQGLADGYFIIPATLGGYLAATKFDKVETTHGAFTQAEAEASGRAAKLLSVKGKRTPLSFHKELGQIMWDKCGMSRNAQGLKEAISSIAALRGEFWKNVSVAGSGEDFNQTLERAGRVADYLEFAELLVKDALERRESCGGHFREEYQTPDNEAKRDDQNFCHVAAWEHKGAGAQPVRHEEPLSFENVHLAQRSYA
- a CDS encoding succinate dehydrogenase cytochrome b subunit — translated: MRVLCLWFSSSIGRKFLVALAGLLLCGFLVAHLAGNLLLLVGEESFNHYAAKLEKNPALLPAEIALAGLFLLHITISLKLRWENALARPAAYAVEQGKGARTWGSRTMGYTAGLILLFLAVHIWTFKYGDKPGGLYKLVMSSFGRPAYSLFYVAAMLGLGLHLSHGFQSAFKTLGIEHPKYSPLIKAAGIAFALSVALGFAFLPAWAFMMGRR
- a CDS encoding ABC transporter substrate-binding protein, which translates into the protein MRFLPGNFRLCLGLSFLLGVPALAAINPDLFTVAQIDEVTGLDPAVPYVNASQNLVYNVYDTLIAFDGPALDKFVPALSATVPSLKNGLISPDGLTYRFPIRSGVKFHDGSPMTSEDVRYSILRFMLTDAAGGPSALLLEPILGVTSTRDASGQIALDFEKAAQAVRVEGNDLVIRLARPFGPFLAIMARWSYVCPKAWAAAHGEWDGSAETWKKFNNPAAERSYFFDHMNGTGPFQLERWDRAAKYVLLSRNENYWRKPAALKRVLIKTIPELATRKLLLQAGDTDLIDVPRPFLSQVQDLPGVRVVDHLPRLVTDPALFFTFKINPAANPDIGSGRLDGEGIPPDFFSDPDIRKGFAYAFDYEALMRDTFKGTAKRALGPIPPNIPGHDPRQKHYVYDLKKAAAHLRRAWGGQAWEKGFKFTLTYNVGSENRLAVCQILKKNLESLNPKFNVDLRGVEWASYLDKAQNRMMPIFSRGWYADYADAHNFVYAFYHSNGRYPSAQSYSNPGMDRLIEAAVSEVSPKKRAELYRKILALGFADVPSIVTIHPRGVYVMRDWVKGFYDNPMFLGLYFYPLSK
- the nth gene encoding endonuclease III, with the translated sequence MAAEVSPAAASRVKRILEGLRVLYPGAHCELGFSSPLQLIVATILSAQCTDKRVNLVTPVLFKKYKTAADYAQADPAELESIIRSTGFYRAKGRSIREMARALVERHGGQVPDRMEELLKLRGVARKTANVVLGTAFGKAEGVVVDTHIKRLSYRLGLTNHKDPANIEKDLMKAIPREDWIYFGHALIWHGRRVCRARLPDCPNCLLNKTCPKRGV
- a CDS encoding M23 family metallopeptidase, whose protein sequence is MKALEKAAAAAFVLLASYSRAEKPAKEFEEKLVFPGAIQETVHKLKLGEKPKPSEPVSADPEVAFARDFHPAYRRLATGRIDKILDQRLAENGPGRARARYDWPVEVKSIGHTIASYQHYNNDGKPYFHGGLDIRADAGSPVKASAGGTILFLNNYSSHPLMWSVGIKDADGFIWEYGHIDGRSIPDELFRAFKSLRSIPAGTFLGNVCRWTVDSFGEPFHHIHLNVVAADNIRMNPFLFLKPLDDGSAPEIMEMALLKKNERLQGYEVSGDYSIMAHVRDRVLHNKFYVPPNETTFSIDGGPPQLVWHFDTVPDRTYIHDFFVPGQACGDYECRRPIINLGFKRGKRASRFPRTPGKHRLTLTVKDDALNAATKTFFWTVLPEAGANP